One window of the Triticum dicoccoides isolate Atlit2015 ecotype Zavitan chromosome 3B, WEW_v2.0, whole genome shotgun sequence genome contains the following:
- the LOC119277746 gene encoding peroxisome biogenesis protein 7-like, whose translation MPSFKAPAPGFSVRFSPFHEHRLLAATSQHFGLIGNGHLLVLDLSAAGPGGPGLTPLFSFPTSDALFDCAWSESHDSLCAAASGDGSVRLFDVTLPPAQNPVRLLREHAREVHGIDWNPVRRDAFLSASWDDTLKLWSPDRPASVRTFRGHEYCVYAAAWSARHPDVFASASGDHTARVWDVREPGPTLVIPAHDHEVLSLDWDKYDPSILATGSVDKSIRIWDVRSPQAPLAQLAGHGYAVKRVKFSPHRQGMLMSCSYDMTVCMWDYRKEDALLQRYGHHTEFVAGIDMSVLTDGLLASTGWDEMIYVWPFGSDPRAM comes from the coding sequence ATGCCGTCGTTCAAGGCCCCGGCGCCGGGCTTCTCCGTCCGCTTCAGCCCGTTCCACGAGCATCGCCTCCTTGCGGCCACCTCGCAGCACTTCGGTCTCATCGGCAACGGCCACCTCCTGGTTCTCGACCTCTCCGCTGCCGGGCCCGGCGGGCCCGGCCTCACCCCGCTCTTCTCCTTCCCCACCTCCGACGCGCTCTTCGACTGCGCGTGGTCCGAGTCCCACGACTCCCTCTGCGCCGCCGCGTCGGGGGACGGCTCCGTGCGGCTCTTCGACGTCACGCTGCCGCCCGCGCAGAACCCCGTCCGCCTCCTCCGGGAGCACGCGCGGGAGGTCCACGGGATCGACTGGAACCCCGTCCGCCGCGACGCCTTCCTCTCCGCCTCCTGGGACGACACCCTCAAGCTCTGGTCCCCCGACCGCCCCGCCTCCGTCCGCACCTTCCGCGGCCACGAGTACTGCGTCTACGCCGCCGCGTGGTCGGCCCGGCACCCGGACGTCTTCGCGTCGGCGTCCGGCGACCACACGGCCCGCGTCTGGGACGTGCGGGAGCCGGGGCCTACCCTCGTCATCCCGGCTCACGACCACGAGGTGCTCTCCCTCGACTGGGACAAGTACGACCCGTCCATCCTGGCCACCGGCTCCGTCGACAAGTCGATCCGCATCTGGGACGTCCGCTCGCCGCAGGCGCCCCTCGCCCAGCTCGCGGGGCACGGGTACGCCGTCAAGCGCGTCAAGTTCTCGCCGCACCGGCAGGGCATGCTCATGTCCTGCTCCTACGACATGACGGTCTGCATGTGGGATTACCGGAAAGAGGACGCCCTGCTGCAAAGGTACGGCCACCACACCGAGTTCGTAGCCGGGATCGACATGAGCGTGCTCACCGACGGGCTGCTCGCCAGCACCGGCTGGGATGAGATGATCTACGTTTGGCCATTTGGGAGTGATCCCAGAGCAATGTAA